In Cyanobacterium stanieri LEGE 03274, one genomic interval encodes:
- a CDS encoding DUF3122 domain-containing protein — protein sequence MPLPAIATVTQIEEAPGQMVYQSRQKFQDLTGNYWSAIAFKRTTPENITTISLRIIAFPDIANLDHNQPLTLTTSLGKTLKAENITNNISQKTPPANVSEYNLKPILPQLRAEIPLQLTISTTNGDTINLSIPPAVIREWQSL from the coding sequence ATGCCCTTACCAGCCATTGCCACCGTGACACAAATAGAAGAAGCCCCCGGACAAATGGTTTATCAATCAAGGCAAAAATTTCAAGACTTAACAGGTAACTATTGGAGTGCGATCGCCTTTAAACGTACAACCCCCGAAAACATAACCACCATATCCTTAAGAATAATTGCCTTCCCCGACATCGCAAACTTAGATCATAACCAACCCCTAACCCTAACCACATCCCTAGGAAAAACCCTCAAAGCCGAAAACATTACCAACAACATTTCCCAAAAAACACCACCCGCAAACGTCAGCGAATACAACTTAAAACCCATCCTTCCCCAACTCAGAGCAGAAATTCCCCTACAATTAACCATCTCAACCACCAACGGCGACACCATAAACCTATCCATACCCCCAGCCGTAATCCGTGAATGGCAAAGCCTTTAA